ATCTCCAGAGAAAAAGGCTTTTGTCTTTTAAGATCCTTAGCTAAAgtgtttttattggtttaagTGCGAACTTCCAACAACAAACACTCCATCAGGACTGGCGACAGCAACAGAGAGAGTAATAAGGGTTTTATTACCTTAAGATCTTCCTCAGTGGGTCGATACTCTGGTGGCAGCGAGTCGTCTCTCTCCCCCATCTTAATCAGCCTCTCTTCAACGGCCTTTTTCTCctgtaaacaacaacacaaatcagGACAGCTGAAGTGACTGGCAGACTTTTTCTACTGAGCACAAACTGAAAATATTCTCTCCCGTGCTGCCTATATGCTCTTGAAGCAGGTTGGTTACATTGACAATGTCTTTGGCAGGAGGTGGAGCGGGCTGAGGGGCGGGTGCGATATCTGCCAAGGTGTCTGACAGAGCATCCAGGGCGCTGTCTGCTCCCCCGGACAGCTGCGTGCACAAAAGAAAAATTCTGGTGTAACTGCAGGACTTTAGGGAGTCTAAAAGAGTTCGAGTTGTGCTTGTGTGTTTACCTCTGGGGCTGCTTGTGTGGGAGGACAAGCAGAGGACTTCACTGTCGGAGCGGCGGAGCAGGCAACAAAGTCTGCTGCCAAGGCATCCAGAGAAAAGTCTGCAGAGGGCTGAGGGGACAGAATGAAGTGTACAAAATCTCAATATCCTGTTATTACTTCtataggacttttttttttccattgcaaagaggtgtgtgtgcatCACATTGTATTATTTAGGGCTGCAGTAAACGGTGCTAGACCCACAGCGTACCTGtgcaggaggagctgagggGGTGATGACGGGAGCCTGGACAGcaggagctgatgaggagcaTGTAAAGCCTTCAGATAAAAAGTCCAGAGCCTCAACGGTACCAACGGTGggctgcaggaggaggggaGAATGAAGAGAAATGATGAGGAGCTTGCTTTTCAAAACAGCACAATTTAATATACACTTTGATCATCATGCTCTGATAATAAAAAGCAGCTTATGTGTGAATTTGTCCCAGTCTCACCTCAGGTTTAGGAGCAGGCAGTTTTTTGAGTTCTTCCTTATTAAACCTGTATTCTGGAGGAATTGAGTCATCCCTCTCTCCTACAAGCACACCCTTCTTCTTCGTGTGTTCATCCTCCTATGACAAGGAAAAGAAAAGCGAATACATTACCTACCTATCCATACATTCCATATATGTGTATTGATTTTGTACCACGTGATAAGGCAACGAAATGTCGTAGATGAAGCCAAACAACAATGTGTTTTTGGCGAGTGAGCACTTTGTGTGTCCCATACCATTACGATGTCCTCAGGTCTGAGTTCGGGGAGTTCAGCTTTTGGTACGTCTTCTGGCAACGTGTCACAAAGAGCACTGAGAGCATCCAGAGACATAGAGTCAACCTGAGGAGACAACAGGAGAGGAAGTATATCATTTAACCGTGATAGTGTTGATGGtaagcttaaagggatagttcgggtgttttgaagtgaggttgtatgaggtgcttatccatcatcagtgtattacctacagtagatgacggtcagcacgcccgtAGCtcggagaagcagacaggagtaccatcacaggagcaaagcaatgttctgctgtggacggggctggcagcaaaatgtattttagctaTGCTCTTGacgaagccaccagactccattgaaataacctgtaattttaccttgcagaacacggtgatattgtgtgactttggtgaatccaaactaaccaaagtcacacaataacacaaacaaaactaaccgatcaaggcagcgatagaccagcaactcctgtgggcggcaaggtaaaccgctgaacatattctaaatatagcgtacacttaaactgatattgatttctttagatgggcctttcttttaggtcgctaaaatacattttgctgctggccccgtccacagcagtactttGCTTTGGtcctgtgcggtaactcctgtttGCTTCTCCAATCTTggggcatgccgaccgtcatctactgtaggtaatacaccgactatggatcagtacctcaaacaaccccacttcaaaacacccaaactatccctttaagcaagtctttaaaaaaataagtgagTTAAGCAGAAAGAAGATACAAGGCAAGAGAGGGTCAAATGCCCAATGTATTCTATTAATGCAGTTTAAACaagaataaatagatataaCAGGAACTGAagcatttcagaaaaaaagtaattttgtaTCCTCACAGTTCCCTTGTCAGTCGTGGGTTTTGCTTGTTGTGGTTTTCCAGCGCTGACCTTAACTGAACTAGGCTGCTCCAGAGGACAAACCGCAATGTCAGGCATGCAAAGCTGAGCATACAAAATAATTTCCATTTATTCTATTAACTCAGTAATGAGACATGCACACCAATAGCTTTACCTCTGGTGTCATCTTGGTAGGAGGAGGGGCAGATTTAGCTGGAGTCACAAAATCTGAAGAAAGTAGATCCAGAGCTGACAAATCCTCTACTTTGGTCTGGAAAACAGAGACGACAGCTTTCAGCGATAATAAAGGGAGGAAATCACATCCTGATTGAAACAAAGTCTTGAAATAATAGTTCGATATTTTAGGAAATAAACGTATTTGGCATCTTTGtgagaattagatgagaagatcgataccacacTCACTCTGGAGATTGGTAATAATCTTCTTTGCCAAATGCTACCGTCCCTATTGTTCCTGTATACATTTTTCATCTGCACCCTTCATATTTTGGCTACAGGTACCAGTAACAGATCCACAGCGTACCTGTGCAGGAGGAATGCAGCTGCTGATGGGAGCCTGGAGAGCAGGAGCTGATGAGGAGGACGAGAAGCCTTCAGACAAAAAGTCCAGAGCCTCACCAGTATCAACGGTGGTCtgcaggaggaggggaggggagagagtgATGGATAAATCAATAACATGCCGTTATTGTTCACATTTGTACTTCGTTTGTAAGAGCGAAACACCCTAAAGAATCATTTTAAGAGCCCAGTCTCACCTCAGGTTTAGGAGCAGGCAGTTTTTTGAGTTCTTCCTCATTAAACCTGTATTTTGGATTAATTGAGCTTTCCCTCTCTCCTACAAGCACACCCTTCTCCTTCTTGTGTTCATCCTCCtataaaaaggaaaagaggTGGAAATAAGACATTGTCTGGTGAGTCTTTCTGTGAGGAGCTGACACACAAATGCTACCAACAGCAGCAGGCTTCCTACAATCGAAAGCTGCGAACTTTGTGAGTGTTTGTGCTCCTACCGAGACGATGTCCTCAGGTCTGAGTTTGGGGAGTTCAGGTTTTGGTGCGTCTTTTGGCAAAGTGTCACTGAGAGCGCTGAAAGCGTCCAGAGACAGAGGATCAGCCTGAGGAGAGAGCAAGAGATTGTGCTCCACTCATTTGTCATCCATTAATAGTTCAAATGAAAGGTCTCTTCACCAAAAGAGTGACAAGACAATGTGGAGAAACACAAGAGAGTGAAGGAAAAGCAGTGGGAAAATTCCCTGTATCTCACCTGACCAGTCTTGAGCTTGCCGTCAGTGGCGTCCTTTCCAGCAGCAGTTTTCTTACcagcaggaggacagacagCCATAGAGGACTTAACGTTCTACACCAGACAACAGAGATGACATCAGACTTTATATTAATGGCTATCTGTAGCCGTTTATTCCACAAAACTATCTAAACCTCTGTGTTTTTAGCAATGCATGGCTCTATGGATAAGGATACGTCGActagttatggttaggcattgacctcgaatggttatggttaggcattgaccttgattagttaaggttaggataggtcgtccggcagcgagtcttgcaagAGTATTAGCATGTTTTTGCAACTtctgggttaccttctagacacaacccattatcagcctcagctgtactttgtgccTAATTAGCAAATGGTagcatgctaaaatgctaaactCGGACGGTGAATATGCCTGGTAAGCATTACCGTTAtgcctgctaaacatcagcatgttagcgttGTTATTGTGAGCATGAGGTTAGCAAATCTGTATGCTGCTTGATTGctagcagttcctgtttgcacCTGGATTGCTTTGATACTTTGGGAAAAGTCTGAATGAGCCAAAATCTGAAGTCAAAAGAATGGAAGTGAAAAAACATCCTGTCCATGATGATATGGACTTTTATCCTCAATGGACAAAGCTTATCAACATTAGACCAGCCAAGAGACGCTTGCAGGAAGGGAGGTGTGAGCTTGCTGTACCGTGGCAGTAGAAGAAGTAAGTCCAGCCTCCAGAGAGAAATCATCCGACACTTTCTCCATCTTGGGTTTTTTGTCAGCAGGAGGACACACAGCCACAGGAGGAACTGCAGGTGTTTTCTACAACAACCAACGGAGACGACATTTGAAGAGATACTGTATTTCTGCTTGTATGATTTTGTCTGCTGTTACCAGTAACAGATCTACAGTGTACCTTTGCAGGAAGAGCCTGGACAGCAGGAGCTGATGAGGAGGATGTGAAGCCTCCAGACAAAAAGTCCAGAGCCTCACTAGTACCAATGGTGGGCTGCAggaggagggacatagaggaaagatatatatatatatatatattgtatattaataCCCTGTTATCACAGTGATACTTTAAGGGCCTTAAAGTGAATTTGTCCCAGTCTCACCTGAGGTTTAGGAGCAGGCAGCTTTTTGAGTTCATCCTCTTTAAACCTGTATTCTGGAGCAATTgagtcctccctctctcctacaAGCACACCCTTCTCCTTCTTGTGTTTGTCCTCCTGTAAAAAGGAAAAGCAGAGGAAAAAGACATTGTCTGGTGGATATTCAGTAATTGTTTCTAGGTGGAGATGACATTGTGTCTTGACTGTACTGTCCACTAGAGAAGCTGTGAGAAAGTATGAGGATAAGACAGTGTGGCTCCTACCGAGACGATGTCCTCAGGTCTGAGTTTGGGAAGTTCAGGTTTTGGTACGTCTTTTGGCAAAGTGTCAACAAGAGCGCTGAGAGCGTCCAGAGACATAGAGTCACCCTGAGGAGAGGGCAGGAGGAAGGAAGTTAATAATCTACTAATCTGTCACATATTGTTTAACTGCAGAAATAAGAAGAGGGACATGAGTACAAAGTATCTTGTCCACTTCATCTCACCCCATCAGTCTTGGGCTTGGCGTCCACTTTCTCCATCTTGGCTTTTTTATCAACAGGAGGAGCGGGACACACAGCCACAGGAGGAGGTGCTTTCTACAACAGATAACAGAAACAGCgttcaaaaacaacaacttttctGACCGTccgagaggaaaaagaaaaggaggtGTGAGCTTGGAGGAACTGCTGCAGGGGTTTGACATTTCTGCAACAGAGACACGAAATGTAGACAATAACATTATTACTGTAGCTCCTTCAGTCAGAGACTTCAAGGTTAGTTTTACTTTACCTTTGCAGGAAGTGGTGCAAAGTTAGCGGGGCCAGCAGATGAGGCACTGACGCACTCAACAGAGTCCTTTTTCTAAAAAATACAAGATGGGAATTTGTTAGACTAAGAAAGCACAAAGCCGTGCCTTCAATTTCATacaagaatgtgtgtgtatattcaGGGTGGACACTGTCTACAACAGACATGCCAAACTGGGAATTTTAAGTATGGACTTGTCAAGAGGGTGCATGGGGTGTAAAGGTGGAGGATGGACTAGCAGCTAAGTGTCACATGCTTGAAGACTCTGACCTCTTGCTTCTTGGGTGCAGCTGGAACAGTCGAACTTGTGAATCCAAACGACAGTGAATCCAGGGCCTCGTCCGTGCTCAGTGGTTTCTGAGATGAAAAACAGAGTGCATCACCACCAGATCTGGCACGAGTCTGTTAGTTGTGCAGGACTAAAACCTTTGGTGAGGCAGTTTTTAGCCACTATGCTCCGAGCTGCTGGAACAGTCTACCTGAGGATCTGAGAGCTGCTGGAGGTGTTGAAATCTTTAAACGTAAATTTAAAAACCCCTATTCAATCAGGCCTTTGATTAAGaatgattattatttgtattattttattcacttattttattgtatttaagttgtaaaatgttattctattttattgttattttattgttattttattaaccacttactttattgtatttcagttataaagttttattctattttattattttaattaatcacttattttattttatgtaagttgtaaaattgtattatattttattgttatattaatactcacttatttttattgtatttaagttgtaaaattgtattttatttttattgttattttactaaccacttattttattgtgttcCAGTTGAaagttttattctattttattattttaattaatccgttattttattgtatataagttgtaaaattgtattatattttattttcattttaatacaaacttatttttttagtatttaagttgtaaaattgtattatattttattgtcattttaatacaaacttatttttttagtatttaagttgtaaaattgtattattttttattgttattttattaatcactttattttaataatatctaAGTTGTgaaattgtattatattttaataatcactttattttattgtatttaagttgtataatttattttattttattattgtattaatcacttattttattgtatttaagttgtaaaatgttattctattttattaatcacttattttattgtaattaagttgttttatattttattgttattttattaatctatttTTTACTTCATACtgttttactactattactgttattataacttttaattttatttttattagaatTTTATTGTCTTGCGAGCATTGGTCTCGAATGATCAAATTGCtgaattgttttttcttttctgttgttttcattgtttggtGTTATTTTGGGCTTGTCAGTCATTTGTGAAGCAGTTTGAACTGCACTAACCTATaggaaaggtgctatataaagtttgattgattgattgagatAACACAATACCAAGACAATATCACATGTTTTTAAAACTAATAATCTGATTAATTTAGGAAGAATTACTCCAAATTATGTTCCATAACAGTCACATGATCCTCCACTAGAGGGCATGCCTGGCCAagtcaaagacaaacaaaagtgtaaaataatgtaAACCAGACTGTAGAGACTATGTACCAACAGtgaaggaaaaacacagacacaccctTCACATTCCATGGAGACAAAATAAACTCCCTGAAAATACACATCTGACACATAAAACAACTTTGATCTAGcaaaaatatgataaacatcaaaacaaaaaacacaaaactcacAATTGAGGAAAGTATCAGGGTGGAAACAGATCATGAGACACAGAGCTAAAGTCTTGCAAGACAAGATGACAAAGTGGGAGTAGGCTATGATGCAAATATGGGTGTGTTGGAAGGTCAGTAAATAGTAACCTACATAAGGGTGTATATATCAAAGTGTGTAATAGATGtatcagtgtgtgagtgtgcgggTGTGTGTCTATGTGGTCGTGCGTGTTTGGGTTTGGTTGGACAACAGCCAACGAGCCTGAACAGAGAAGGTGGGTCCTGTGCTGTTTGCTGAGACAACACCCACCAGTGTAATGCAACATTCCCCACTCTAGAGGAACCAGGAGATCATACAGTGGAAACACTGCTTCCTGAATATGTGTCTGTAATGCAAGTTTAGGCTGATTTGCTTACACATGCAGGAAAAAGTTTAGTGAGTGAGTTTATAGAGAAAATGAGCGTAATGCAGGAGGTTGTGACTTCACTAAATGTGGGTTTTGAAAGGTTCACTTACAGGAACGTCCTTGGGTTTGTAATCGGCAGGAGCAGGAGGCtagggaaaaaaatagattcattttacattagaatATGAATGCTGATGTAATTCAGGGAGTCAACAAATACTGCCTTAAGGaaatagtttgggtgttttgaagtggggttgcagTAGGTACTTaaccatagtcagtgtattacctaaaGTAGATGAGGGTTGGCGCGCCCCCAAAGCAAcgaggccggcagcaaaatagattttatccacctaaaagaaaggctcacctaaaaaatcaGTATTAGCTTAAGTGTGCaccatatttagaatattttcacaggtttaccttgccatcagacagttatacagtctatgtttccgacggggaaccgaagccgttatctatgctctccccaaagcaaccagactccattgaaaagaagcgtaattttacctcgcagaacacgggagttgctggtttaccgctgcctcgatcggttagttagtttgtgctattttgtgactttggttagttcggattcaccaaagtcacacaataacacaaacaaactaacggATTGAGACAGCGGTaaaccagcaacccccgtgttctacaaggtaaaattacaggggttttttccaatggagtctggtggctttagaGAGCATggatggatacaacagcttcagttccccatcgaaAAGAGCtttctgatggcaaggtaaagcagtgaaactattctaaatatagcttacaattaaactgatattgattttttttaagtgggccttccttttaggtggctaacatacattttgctgccggccccgtccacagcagtacattgctttggtcctgtgtggtaactcctgtctgcttgtccaaactgggggcgtgccgaccgtcatctactgtaggtaatacactgactatggataagtacctcatacaaccccacttcaaaacacctaaactatccctttaaaggctCAGATCACTcagattataaaaaaaatccccaacATACTGTATTCCCTCATTTCCCTCTAGTGGTATGGGACATACAGATAGTTTGGGCTTTATGAgtccaggttttgagatatctgtctctAGGGCTGAGTatccatttcattttatttaaaatatttgtggGGGCGCCCTGGTAGTTCACTTGGTAAAGCGTGCaccccatgtaccaaggctcagtccttaccgcagcggcccgGGGTTCGAATCCAACCTGTGGATTGTGAACAACTTTGCCTAAATAAAACAGcatcttattttcacaaaaagcccttctagggacaggtgttgcaaattagcatcCGCGTATGAGATTTGACACTCAGCCCTATTCATCTCTGTCCCacacaatggaggtgaatggagtTCTGTTTGTGGTGGTCACAGTATTGGAAAGTGACATTTCAAAACTTCCCCTTTTGGAAATGCTATCTAGAATATAGATAATCCACAGACATGACTGTCTGTTTTCATAGGAACCACTTCCTACTGAAGAAATAGTccctatgtatatataaaacgtGTTGACAGTGAGGTCTGTCAGTGCCGGTGGCAGTACGCCAAAGCTGATTAGTGAAGAagtgacaaagaggaggggAGAACTGACCATATCTTCAAATCTGTAGCCTGGAGGCAGCGTGCTGTCATGTTCTCCACACTTCGGAGGCCTCTCAAAGGTGATGCCAGGCTGGGACACATGCAACACACACGGTCACTCACATGCTGCAGCTCAGTGTTATCACATACCAGCTaagtttatatacacacacacacacacatgcgtgcaCACTGTGCTGTACCTCTATGACCTCTGGCCCGGTGTATACAGGCTGTATGGGTGCGACAGGATCAACTGATGGCAGTATGCTGGCCAGGGCATCAAATGGATCCACCTGCGCATGCAACACAACTCAGCACACTGGAACAAGCAACATGCTGTTCAAAGCAAACTCATACTGCTGCACTAAGTATTTACCTCTTTGGCTCCAGTAGCTGCTACGGGAGGAACCTCCACCTGCACCTGCAACACAGATCCAAGATCAGTGCACACACCTCGACGACATGAAACACACCGACATTGTTAGTGTGGTAGGATTTACAGTAGGTGTGATTGTGCTTTTTCCCAAGAAACAGCACTAATTGATCAATGTGCGCCAGGTCAAACCTCCCTTTTCCTCATGATATCGTCCAAAAAGAatgtaaaatgtgagattaagAGATATCTCCCCAAAGTCTGACACCAATGAAGAGCCTCATCAGGCCCAGACGGTACAGTAGTGGTCTATTCAGTCAGAGCACGATGACAATATCCAATGCAATATATCCATTAATAGTCTACAGACAGGAAATACACCAGACAGCCTCCACCCCCGTTGGTTTCAGGATCGTCTACCTTTGTTTGTGTCGGTTTAGCTCCCTTCGTCGCCTGCACATTTCCAGCCACAGCACTGGCGACTGGCTTGAACGTTTTAGCAGGATCAACTTTATGCACATCAGCTTTCACTGTTGTGGTGGCAGTGGTGCTCTAAAATACAATTTGATGCTATTAAAGCCACGTCAAGTACAATTACAGTTGCATAAAACCAGTAATATACccaaagaaacaaaataaagacagagcaGTCCGGAAGAAGAAATCCTCCACCAGTTTGATGACAGACATTAGTGTCAGCAGGTGCAATGAAACCAGAGCGAGAAGACAAACCAACAGACTGTAGGCAGACTGTCCTCTACATTTTGTTTCCTCCCACTTACTCAGATTTCTGATTTATGTGTGGTGTTGTAAGTGGACAGGTGTGCAAATACAATAACAAGGGTAGGCATGCTGAGCAAAGGGCTGCACTCCAAGGTGAAGAACAAAAGTCCTTTATACTTCCCAACTGGTCACTGCCAAAgtagaaaagaaagaaactcCCAAAGCGAGCAATGTCCAAAGCAAGATTGCTCTCAGGTAAAGAAAATAAACCTGATAAGAGTCTGCGACACAAAGAAGATGTCGCAGAAAGAAAAGCCTCGATATGTACACCACCAGGAAGTCACGATAAAGAAGCCTGTAGCAGTCGAGTCTACCTGGGCTGCGCCTTTGGGTGACTCTTTAGGTTTGATCACAGCAATGGACGCTGCGATGCCGGCGGCCGCAACCGCAACAGCTCCAGCGGCATGAGAAGGAGCCGTAGCTGCGGCTTTGACTTGGGAGACAGCAGCAGTAGTCTAAAAACACGAAGCCAAATGATTACTCAGAAACACAAAGATGATATATTCACAGCACTTCTATATCTAGTAAACATATTGACAAGAGATGTGGACAATATTTTAACAGTGTTAGTGGAAACAGAGCAGGAGAAAATGTACAATGATCTCTGGTCAGATCTGCCACTGTAGTCTGACTAAAGTAAGAACACACGTTTCAGATGTGCTGAGTTATCAACCACTCAGGTCTACTGAGACTAATCTGACCACTGATCACTGTGTATGGTGCTTTTTCAAGgtttagcacatttaaaacaaactgtATACTTTACAGTACTGCTGACCTTTTGCTGAACTCTCTAAATTGATTTCCTGCCTCCTAGGCCACTCCCAAGAACCTTGAAACTTGCTTGATATACGTAATGGCAATGCAGCAAGCAGAGGAGGTTTGGTGTCACACTATCTGAAATGTGAGTCAGCTGTTTAGCTTCCTATTCAAAGGCTATGCTATTAGAAAATTAAATCTAAAAACCTAAAATAAACCAAAAGAGAAATACTGTAGCAATAAGCAATACCATAAGCACAATGCCTAAAGCTTATTTCATTTGCATCATTATGTTGTATGttcgtgatgatgtcattatgttATGCTACATGCGGAACCTAACAAAATTATCAAGATTCCTTtacttgtcatttttatgctccACATAAAAACTAAATTGTGTTTCTTACATTCACCACTCAGAAATTCAATGCAAAAACAATTGGTGAAAATTATAAAGTAATTAGCTAATAATTATCAAATTGCCTTTGTACTTGATCTGCTCATAAAAATTAGCATATCTCAAAAATGTAAAGATGTACCTAGCTCAAACAACTTAATAAGTGTTacaaat
This portion of the Sebastes fasciatus isolate fSebFas1 chromosome 1, fSebFas1.pri, whole genome shotgun sequence genome encodes:
- the cast gene encoding calpastatin isoform X7, whose protein sequence is MAYAAYWCSLQKEVPAAQLGVDRSSKSTNNYPTAGSYYGKSQPSQATPKPAAQVSTVKPAQFEKASSGSTMATKPGVITTATGGATRSGVTAGGSASVGTAGKAKPETTAAVSQVKAAATAPSHAAGAVAVAAAGIAASIAVIKPKESPKGAAQSTTATTTVKADVHKVDPAKTFKPVASAVAGNVQATKGAKPTQTKVQVEVPPVAATGAKEVDPFDALASILPSVDPVAPIQPVYTGPEVIEPGITFERPPKCGEHDSTLPPGYRFEDMPPAPADYKPKDVPKPLSTDEALDSLSFGFTSSTVPAAPKKQEKKDSVECVSASSAGPANFAPLPAKKAPPPVAVCPAPPVDKKAKMEKVDAKPKTDGGDSMSLDALSALVDTLPKDVPKPELPKLRPEDIVSEDKHKKEKGVLVGEREDSIAPEYRFKEDELKKLPAPKPQPTIGTSEALDFLSGGFTSSSSAPAVQALPAKKTPAVPPVAVCPPADKKPKMEKVSDDFSLEAGLTSSTATNVKSSMAVCPPAGKKTAAGKDATDGKLKTGQADPLSLDAFSALSDTLPKDAPKPELPKLRPEDIVSEDEHKKEKGVLVGERESSINPKYRFNEEELKKLPAPKPETTVDTGEALDFLSEGFSSSSSAPALQAPISSCIPPAQTKVEDLSALDLLSSDFVTPAKSAPPPTKMTPEQPSSVKVSAGKPQQAKPTTDKGTVDSMSLDALSALCDTLPEDVPKAELPELRPEDIVMEDEHTKKKGVLVGERDDSIPPEYRFNKEELKKLPAPKPEPTVGTVEALDFLSEGFTCSSSAPAVQAPVITPSAPPAQPSADFSLDALAADFVACSAAPTVKSSACPPTQAAPELSGGADSALDALSDTLADIAPAPQPAPPPAKDIVNEKKAVEERLIKMGERDDSLPPEYRPTEEDLKKMAEEKAKAAAAPKKKTMDDKTALDLLSSDFTATAKPAAAAASCAATTKLEPPVLDSEPLKPMSGPVLDSLSSTLLPDAPEFKPKGKSKSKSRSKKHHAEEPPATDQLSAQFSSDVVPKSTKKGGKS
- the cast gene encoding calpastatin isoform X13; amino-acid sequence: MSQPSQATPKPAAQVSTVKPAQFEKASSGSTMATKPGVITTATGGATRSGVTAGGSASVGTAGKAKPETTAAVSQVKAAATAPSHAAGAVAVAAAGIAASIAVIKPKESPKGAAQSTTATTTVKADVHKVDPAKTFKPVASAVAGNVQATKGAKPTQTKVQVEVPPVAATGAKEVDPFDALASILPSVDPVAPIQPVYTGPEVIEPGITFERPPKCGEHDSTLPPGYRFEDMPPAPADYKPKDVPKPLSTDEALDSLSFGFTSSTVPAAPKKQEKKDSVECVSASSAGPANFAPLPAKKAPPPVAVCPAPPVDKKAKMEKVDAKPKTDGGDSMSLDALSALVDTLPKDVPKPELPKLRPEDIVSEDKHKKEKGVLVGEREDSIAPEYRFKEDELKKLPAPKPQPTIGTSEALDFLSGGFTSSSSAPAVQALPAKKTPAVPPVAVCPPADKKPKMEKVSDDFSLEAGLTSSTATNVKSSMAVCPPAGKKTAAGKDATDGKLKTGQADPLSLDAFSALSDTLPKDAPKPELPKLRPEDIVSEDEHKKEKGVLVGERESSINPKYRFNEEELKKLPAPKPETTVDTGEALDFLSEGFSSSSSAPALQAPISSCIPPAQTKVEDLSALDLLSSDFVTPAKSAPPPTKMTPEQPSSVKVSAGKPQQAKPTTDKGTVDSMSLDALSALCDTLPEDVPKAELPELRPEDIVMEDEHTKKKGVLVGERDDSIPPEYRFNKEELKKLPAPKPEPTVGTVEALDFLSEGFTCSSSAPAVQAPVITPSAPPAQPSADFSLDALAADFVACSAAPTVKSSACPPTQAAPELSGGADSALDALSDTLADIAPAPQPAPPPAKDIVNEKKAVEERLIKMGERDDSLPPEYRPTEEDLKKMAEEKAKAAAAPKKKTMDDKTALDLLSSDFTATAKPAAAAASCAATTKLEPPVLDSEPLKPMSGPVLDSLSSTLLPDAPEFKPKGKSKSKSRSKKHHAEEPPATDQLSAQFSSDVVPKSTKKGGKS
- the cast gene encoding calpastatin isoform X9 — its product is MGQLLTWIRGPRDGQALQDVSVEEQSQPSQATPKPAAQVSTVKPAQFEKASSGSTMATKPGVITTATGGATRSGVTAGGSASVGTAGKAKPETTAAVSQVKAAATAPSHAAGAVAVAAAGIAASIAVIKPKESPKGAAQSTTATTTVKADVHKVDPAKTFKPVASAVAGNVQATKGAKPTQTKVQVEVPPVAATGAKEVDPFDALASILPSVDPVAPIQPVYTGPEVIEPGITFERPPKCGEHDSTLPPGYRFEDMPPAPADYKPKDVPKPLSTDEALDSLSFGFTSSTVPAAPKKQEKKDSVECVSASSAGPANFAPLPAKKAPPPVAVCPAPPVDKKAKMEKVDAKPKTDGGDSMSLDALSALVDTLPKDVPKPELPKLRPEDIVSEDKHKKEKGVLVGEREDSIAPEYRFKEDELKKLPAPKPQPTIGTSEALDFLSGGFTSSSSAPAVQALPAKKTPAVPPVAVCPPADKKPKMEKVSDDFSLEAGLTSSTATNVKSSMAVCPPAGKKTAAGKDATDGKLKTGQADPLSLDAFSALSDTLPKDAPKPELPKLRPEDIVSEDEHKKEKGVLVGERESSINPKYRFNEEELKKLPAPKPETTVDTGEALDFLSEGFSSSSSAPALQAPISSCIPPAQTKVEDLSALDLLSSDFVTPAKSAPPPTKMTPEQPSSVKVSAGKPQQAKPTTDKGTVDSMSLDALSALCDTLPEDVPKAELPELRPEDIVMEDEHTKKKGVLVGERDDSIPPEYRFNKEELKKLPAPKPEPTVGTVEALDFLSEGFTCSSSAPAVQAPVITPSAPPAQPSADFSLDALAADFVACSAAPTVKSSACPPTQAAPELSGGADSALDALSDTLADIAPAPQPAPPPAKDIVNEKKAVEERLIKMGERDDSLPPEYRPTEEDLKKMAEEKAKAAAAPKKKTMDDKTALDLLSSDFTATAKPAAAAASCAATTKLEPPVLDSEPLKPMSGPVLDSLSSTLLPDAPEFKPKGKSKSKSRSKKHHAEEPPATDQLSAQFSSDVVPKSTKKGGKS